The following are from one region of the Muntiacus reevesi chromosome 3, mMunRee1.1, whole genome shotgun sequence genome:
- the NDUFB3 gene encoding NADH dehydrogenase [ubiquinone] 1 beta subcomplex subunit 3 isoform X1: MHRYAGKISTSSLLHVTSTGPGICDRGQEYLIYPLVSCHMAHGHGHEHGPSKMELPDYKQWKIEGTPLETVQEKLAARGLRDPWGRNEAWRYMGGFANNVSFVGALLKGFKWGFAAFVVAVGAEYYLESQKKDKKHH; the protein is encoded by the exons ATGCACAGATATGCAGGGAAAATATCCACTTCAAGCCTGCTTCATGTCACCTCCACTGGCCCAGGAATCTGTGACCGAGGGCAAGAATATTTAATTTATCCTCTGGTTTCCTGCC ACATGGCCCACGGACATGGACATGAACATGGTCCTAGTAAAATGGAACTTCCAGATTATAAACAATGGAAGATAGAAGGGACACCATTGGAAACTGTCCAGGAGAAACTGGCTGCACGAGGACTAAGGGATCCATGGGGCCG caATGAAGCTTGGAGATACATGGGTGGCTTTGCAAATAATGTTTCCTTTGTTGGAGCATTATTAAAAGGATTCAAGTGGGGATTTGCTGCATTTGTGGTAGCTGTAGGGGCTGAATATTACCTGGAGTCCCagaaaaaagataagaaacatCACTGA
- the NDUFB3 gene encoding NADH dehydrogenase [ubiquinone] 1 beta subcomplex subunit 3 isoform X2, with protein sequence MAHGHGHEHGPSKMELPDYKQWKIEGTPLETVQEKLAARGLRDPWGRNEAWRYMGGFANNVSFVGALLKGFKWGFAAFVVAVGAEYYLESQKKDKKHH encoded by the exons ATGGCCCACGGACATGGACATGAACATGGTCCTAGTAAAATGGAACTTCCAGATTATAAACAATGGAAGATAGAAGGGACACCATTGGAAACTGTCCAGGAGAAACTGGCTGCACGAGGACTAAGGGATCCATGGGGCCG caATGAAGCTTGGAGATACATGGGTGGCTTTGCAAATAATGTTTCCTTTGTTGGAGCATTATTAAAAGGATTCAAGTGGGGATTTGCTGCATTTGTGGTAGCTGTAGGGGCTGAATATTACCTGGAGTCCCagaaaaaagataagaaacatCACTGA